AAGAGGCTTTTACGATCGATATTTTCCCGCAGCCTCCCTCAATACTAAAGAAATTTTGTCCCGACGTGCTGCCAACCTGAGAGAAGCTATCGATAACGATGAACCAACTGAGTTAATTTCTCTTGCCGTCGTCAGCATCAATGGCGATTGTTTTGGCTTAGATCTCAGCATGGTCAGAGAATTTACCAAAATTGAGCGAGTTACGACTATTCCCTGCTGCCCAAATTACATAATTGGCAATATGAATTTGAGAGGAGAGATTCTGACCTTGGTAGATATTCGTCAGCCTTTGAATTTAGAGGCAATAGACAATAATCAGCCTCTTAAAGCTGTAGTAATTGAAGTTGGCGATATGGTAGCGGGAATTGCCGTAGAAGAGGTCTTTAATATAGTCGATTTGCGTCCAGAAGAACTAAAATCTGTGCCTGCTGCTATCAATTCTCAGACAGCTTGCTATCTCCAAGGTACTGCTAATTATCAAGATCGACCTTTGAACGTGATTGACTTAGCAAAAATACTCGCTCAAGGAGCGTTGACGGTAGAACTAGCAGCTTAAGCAGATATTTTATTAACTAAATTAAATTATAGATAGAAAATTCATGAATATTGGAACTCAATCAACCCTAGGTACAAAAGATAAAAATCAAATTACGTCTGGTAATTTTCGTCATTTGAGAATCCTTTTGCTACCTATTATTCTGACTGCGGGCTTGTGTGGAGGCATGGCTTTGTTTATTTTAGATGCCTATCAAGGCTTCAAAAAGATTGGGACTGAGGATATTGCAATTATCGATTTAAGTAATCAAATTATTTATTTAGATGAAGTTCTCACCTCTAGCGCGCGTCTAGCGGCTTCAACTGGTAATGAAAGCTGGGAAAAACGTTATAACGACTCTATCCCTAAATTAGACGAAGTATTAGCAGAAACTGCAAAGCTTTTGCCATTGATAGACAGTAGCGGTATTACTAATACAGATGAAGCTAATGACAAACTTGTTGCCATGGAAACCCAAGCATTTAAGTTAACCAATCAAGGAAAATTGTCAGAAGCCACTGCTTTGCTGTCAAGCCTTGAATATGAGAAACAAAAAAGCGTTTATGCCCAGGGAATAACTGAAACTACAGCAGCATTGCAACAATATGTTGAAAATAACATCAAGAAAAAATCTCAGTTAACCTACTCAATGCTGGTGGTGATTGGGATTGCATCTGCGGTGTTGTTAATTGCCTGGACGTTTGTACTGCAAAGAATGCGAGGCTATATCCAAGCTATTAACAATATAGAAACAGTTATCTCTAATACATCCTTAAAAATTGCTTCGGCTGTAGAACGTCAAGAGAAAATTGCTAACGAACAGGCAAGTTCTGTCAGCCAAACGACCTCTACGGTAGATTTGTTAGGTGAAACCTCAAGACGCTCGGCAGTTCAAGCAGAAGAATCGGCAAAAAGTGCCAATATGGCTCTCTCTCTAGCAGAAACTGGAGCGCAAACAGTGGATCAAACTAGAGCAGGGATGGAAAGTCTCAAGGAAAGGGTAAGAGAAATTGCCGAACAAATTATCAACCTGAGTGAGCAAACTGAACAAATTGCAGGGGTATCTGAACTGGTGGGGGATCTGGCAAACCAAACGAATATGCTGGCTCTTAACGCAGCGGTTGAGGCAGCACGGGCAGGGGAATACGGCAAAGGTTTTGGGGTAGTTGCTGGGGAGATTCGGAAACTAGCAGATCAAAGTCGTAAGTCTGCGGACAAGATCAACAACCTGGTTACAGACGTACAGGCAGCAATGAACAGTGCGGTAATGGTAACTGATGAAGGCAAGAAAACCGCAGAGTCCAGTATTGAATTGGCATTAGGTACAGCCGAATCATTTATTGGGGTAAAGGAGGCTGTTAACAGTGTATTTGCCAACACCTCAGAAATTTCTAGTACCGCAAAAGAACAGGCTGTAGGTATTCAAGAAATCTTAGCAGCAGTTAATGCTCTTAACTTGGGAGCAATGGATACGGCAGCAGATATGGAAAATGTAAAAGCTTCCACAATCCAACTGAAAAAATTCACCGAAGAATTAAAAGCGATTGTTTAGTTATAGCTTTAAGCTCTAGGCTTTTTGGACTTTGGTTTTTAGAGCTTTTTATCATCTGAGCAAAACTATGTATATAGAAGACGAAGAACTAAGAGAGCTTTATAAAACCTCTAGTAGCGAACACCTGCAAAAGCTAGAGGCCGACTTAATGATCTTGGAGAAAAATCCCCAGGATAGTTCAGCAATAGAAGAATTTTTGCGGGAAGCACATACCCTTAAAGGGGATTCACGGATGCTGGGGTTAAACGATATCGAGATGCTGGTGCATCAGCTAGAAGACTGTATTGAAGGCATTAAAGCAGGAAAAAGCGAAATAACTGCCCAATTATGCGATCGCCTGTACCAAGGGATTGATGCTGTCAACCAACTTTCTCATCAGGCAATTACAGGGGATACGGTAAAAGTTAATACGTTTGAAGTGTTGGCATTATTGATGGGTGCAGCCGATACTTCTGAGTCTCAGGGTAATCAGGAAGTAGATTTATTTGCCGATGAGGCTGATTTATTCGCTGATGACTCTAGTTCCCCAGCGAATTTGTTTAGCGGTAATTCTAGTTCTGAAACAGATTTATTCGCTGATTATTCTAGCTCAGAAGCAGATTTATTTGCATACGATTTCTCAGTAGCCGAACCAGAACCACTTGAAGATACAAATATAGTAGTTGCAGCTAATCTTAACCAGCCTCTAACAGCGAGTACAACCCCCAGAGACTTTCAAATTGATACCATTAGGGTTGAGCCACAAAAGCTAGATATCCTAATGACTCAAGCCAGTGAATTAGCAGTTACTAAACTGCGTATTTTCCAGCAGATGACGGAAATCGAGCAGATGTTAGCTCTTTGGGAAGGCTGGAGCAAGAATAATTCTGATGATAGCAAGATCTTTGCCCAGCTTGAACCAAACCTGAGTCCAGAGCAGTTTCTACCCTTGCGCTCTTTCTTGAA
This DNA window, taken from Pleurocapsa sp. FMAR1, encodes the following:
- a CDS encoding methyl-accepting chemotaxis protein is translated as MNIGTQSTLGTKDKNQITSGNFRHLRILLLPIILTAGLCGGMALFILDAYQGFKKIGTEDIAIIDLSNQIIYLDEVLTSSARLAASTGNESWEKRYNDSIPKLDEVLAETAKLLPLIDSSGITNTDEANDKLVAMETQAFKLTNQGKLSEATALLSSLEYEKQKSVYAQGITETTAALQQYVENNIKKKSQLTYSMLVVIGIASAVLLIAWTFVLQRMRGYIQAINNIETVISNTSLKIASAVERQEKIANEQASSVSQTTSTVDLLGETSRRSAVQAEESAKSANMALSLAETGAQTVDQTRAGMESLKERVREIAEQIINLSEQTEQIAGVSELVGDLANQTNMLALNAAVEAARAGEYGKGFGVVAGEIRKLADQSRKSADKINNLVTDVQAAMNSAVMVTDEGKKTAESSIELALGTAESFIGVKEAVNSVFANTSEISSTAKEQAVGIQEILAAVNALNLGAMDTAADMENVKASTIQLKKFTEELKAIV
- a CDS encoding chemotaxis protein CheW, which codes for MATKPYLIFSLHNIRYAIAAKEVTEIFLLPELTPVAEAPPDVVGLLNLHSVFVPVMHLDLRFGHKFDQCNLTDSVIVLESQGLQVGVVVHQVETINEIDDRYIQVDLDYGRERKINQAFIEGVINLDDEIIMLLNVDNLVRHPDALEALIDAQESQLEAKSSARGFYDRYFPAASLNTKEILSRRAANLREAIDNDEPTELISLAVVSINGDCFGLDLSMVREFTKIERVTTIPCCPNYIIGNMNLRGEILTLVDIRQPLNLEAIDNNQPLKAVVIEVGDMVAGIAVEEVFNIVDLRPEELKSVPAAINSQTACYLQGTANYQDRPLNVIDLAKILAQGALTVELAA